The region CTTTCAACAAATGCATATCTACATTCGCAGAGGTAGGGCTGGGAGAAGGTGCCCGAAGGGCGGATGAGGGGGAGGCTGAGTAAATACTCTAATACTTTACAAACAGCTCGTGTTTTGCCCCGCAGACCGGGCAAACGTCCGGAGGATCGCCTTCCATGGTGTATCCGCAGACCGGGCAGACGAAATAATCCTGCATGCCGATATCCTTCCCGGCCGTCAGGTCGGCCGCCGCCCGGCGGTACAGGTTCAGGTGGATTTTTTCGGCCTGCAAGGCGTTGTTCATGGAGCGCTGGGCTTTCTTTTCCGCCTGCAGCTCGGCGCTGGCGATATAGGAAGGGTACATTTCCTCGATTTCAAATTCCTCTCCGCCGGCCGCCGCCGCCAGATTGGAGGGTGTATCCTGGACACCGTCCATCGCTTTGAGGTGGCTTTCGGCGTGGATCTTCTCCGATGCCGCGGCGGCTTCGAACAGTCGGGCAATGTTGACCAATCCGTCCTTCTTCGCCCGCTCCGCAAAGAAGGAGTAGCGGACGTGGGCTTCGCTTTCGCCGACGAAGGCTTTCTGAAGGTTCGAATACGTGATCTTCTTCATGGGTGTCTCCTCGGGCCGGTGTATTTTGTGCAAAGCGGAAGCAATTGTACAATACCTGCGGTCCACGATGTCACGTAGAATGCTTCTGCTTCTCGCGATCGCCTCCCTGGCAGCCACCTTCCGCGCGCCGCCGGTCCTTCTTCGCTGGGGGCAGGGGGGAACCTGGGCTTCCGCGGCGCCGAATCCCGCCCGTCCGGCCGTTCCGGCCTTCGAATCGGATTTGGACGGCGACGGTCGAACCGAACGCCTCGCGCTCTCCCAAGGGCGCGTCACGCTCCTCGACCAAGGGATCGGCGTTTGGTCCAGCCCGCCGGAATGGGACGTCCGCGGGGCACAGACCGCCGACCTGACCCGCGACGGCCGGCCGGAAATCGTTTTGCTGGTCTGGCGGCCGTTCGCGCCCTGGCCGGTGGATGCGTGGCTTCCGCACGGCGGACGGATCGCGGGCTTCCACGACGCTCAAAACCGGTCCTGTCATATAATTCTAATTGGATGGGCGGGATCGGAATACCGCGAGCTTTGGGCGGGATCCGCACTGGCAAAACCCATCGTCGCCTTTTACGCCGCGGATTGGACCGGAGATGGACGTCAGGATCTCACCGCGGTCGAGGCGGAATACAGCCGTCCCTCGCAGGGCAGGGGACTGGCGTTGTGGGAATGGAACGGCTTCGGGTTCACGCTCGCCGACCGATGGAGCACCGATTTCGACGCGTTTGTCTTTCTGCTCGATGCGGACGGCGCGCCTGCCTTCCTGGCCGGATCTTCCGGCGGCTTTGGAGCTTAAGGAGAGGATACCGTGAAAAAACCATTCGCTTCCATGGTCATGCTTCTCGGCCTGCTGTTCGCCGCCTCGCTGGCCTGCAACCTGCTTCCCGTTTCCCCCACGCTCGAGGCGGCTTCGACCGCCGCCCAGCCGACCTACAACCCGCCGTCCGGGGTCTACCCGGAGGCGTTCGCCAATTTCCCGTCGATCCCCGTCAACATTCCGGAATCGTTTTCCGGAGGATACGCACTCCCCGTAGACCTGTCCCAAGTACAAGGTGCGGACGGAACGAGAATATCCGGCTCCCAGAAAACCGCCCTCGAGGCGCAGGGCTTCGTGGTCAAACCGCCCACACCCGGCCAATACCGGGAGTTCTACCAGGTCTATGAATCCCTCCGGTATTCGGAGGAACCGGTGTTCATCACAACCGATTCGGTCTATCACGTGTACCACCTGATCTTTGATAAGATGCTCCGCGATTTGGAGCGGGATTATTTCATCGCCAAGCTGAAGACCCTCACCGGAACGCTGCTGTCCGCCTCGCACCAACAGTTCCAACAGACTCAGGGAACCGTCCTTGGGGAACAAGCCCGGCGGAACGTCGCCTTCTTCGCCGTAGCCGGACAGCTGCTGGAAACGGGGGATTCCATTCCGGAAGAAGCGGCCTCCTTGGCGGCCGCCGAGGTGGCCTTGATCCAAGCCGCGGCCGGACCCGAAATTTCGCCGATTTGGGACCGGGAAGACCTGCCGGAGGATAAGAAGCTGATCGAAGACTACAGCCAATACATACCGCGCGGCCACTACACCAGAAGCGAGGAGCTGAAGCGGTATTTCCGGGCGATGATGTGGTACGGACGGATGACCTTCCGGCTTCGCGATGTGTTCGAAACCCAGCGCGCGCTGCTGGCCACGCAGGCCATCCGCACGAGCGCCGCGCCCGACGGCACGCCGGCGGAAACGCTCTGGAAGAACATCTACGAGCCGACGGTGTTCATCGTCGGCAAGGCGGATGATCTCTCCTACACCGAATACGGCGCGCTGGCGGATTCCGTTTTCGGCGCCGGGGCTCCGATCACCGCCTACGGCGATCCGGACAAGATCGGCGAATTTTTGGAGGCCGCCAAGGACCTGCCGCCGCCACAGATCAATTCCATGTGGGTTTGGATCTGGGAGGATAAGACCGACGCCACCAAGGGCTTCCGGCTGATGGGCCAGCGCTTCACCCTAGACGAATACGTCTTCGGCCAGATGATTTGGCGCAACGTCGGCACCGACTCCAAGCCGCGCGGCCTGCCGAAGGCATTGGATTTCTTCGCCGCCATGGGGTCGCAGGAAGCGCTGTCGATCCTGCGCGGGATGGGCGAGGACCAATATGAAAATTTCGACCAACAGATGGCCAAAGTCCAGGGGGAGATCGCGGCCCTGCAGATGGATACCTGGACCCAAAACCTGTATTACGCCTGGCTCTATTCCTTCCAACCGCTTATTTCCGCGAAGGACGGCCGCTTCCCGGCCTTCATGCAGCAACAGGCCTGGACCCGCAAGGACCTGCATACGGCGCTGGCTTCCTGGACCGAGTTGAAGCACGATACGATCCTGTACGCCAAGCAGGTGATGGCCGAGATGGGGGGCGGCGGTGAGCAGGACCCCCCCCCGCACGGCTATGTTGAGCCGAACCCCGAAGCCTATGCCCGCCTGCGCGCGCTGTCGATGATGACTCGCTCCGGTCTGGAAGCGCGGAATCTCCTCTCCGAAACGATGCGCGGCAACCTGGAAAACCTGATCGACTTGCTGGCCTTCCTCCAATCCGCGGCCGAAAAAGAGTTGGCCGGCCAGGCGATGACCGACGAAGAGTATTGGCGGATTCAATATTACGGCGGCGAATTGGAGGCGCTGACCCTCGCCGCCGCGGACCGCGACGAGCAAGGCTACGAATACCGCGACCTCTCGGATCAAAAGGCCGCGCTGGTCGCCGATGTCGCCACCGGAATCGACGCCCAGGGCAATCTTGTCGTGCTGGAAGAGGGAATCGGCCAGCCGACCCTGATCGTCGTCGTGCTGCCCGATTCCCCATATCGGATCGCCTACGGAGCCGTGTTCACCTACTATGAGTTCACGGTGCCTCCTTCCGAGCGCATGACCGACGAGACTTGGCAGGCGATGGTGGAGGGCGGCACCGCGCCGCCGGCGCCGGATTGGACGGAGCTGTTCATCGTCGCCTAGGGGATGTCGCTTGGCCGGTGGTTGTTCTGCGCCCGGAACGCAGTAACGGGAGGCTGGGATGAGGGGGCCCTAGTGCACAGACGGGGAGCGTTTCTTTTTGGAAAGCCCCTCCTTTTCCTTGCTTTCGTGGCTTTGCTTTCCTCTGCCAGCGCCTATGAACCGTCCGCCCGGCTCGTGTTTCTCGGCGACATCATGCTGGGCAGGGGGGTGGCGCAAGCGCGCGCCGGAAAGGGATGGGACTCCGTTCTGGGCACCTTGCACCCCCTGACCCGCTCGGCGGATCTCGCGTTGGCGAATTTGGAATCCCCCATCGGATGCCGCCCTCCGGGGAAGGCCGATCCCTGGAACCTCACCGCCGCGCCGGACGCCGCCGCGGCGCTCGCCTCCGCCGGCATCGATATCCTCAATGGCGTCAACAACCATGCGCGGGATTCGGGCGAAGACGGAAAATCTTGCGC is a window of Anaerolineales bacterium DNA encoding:
- a CDS encoding rubrerythrin family protein; translation: MKKITYSNLQKAFVGESEAHVRYSFFAERAKKDGLVNIARLFEAAAASEKIHAESHLKAMDGVQDTPSNLAAAAGGEEFEIEEMYPSYIASAELQAEKKAQRSMNNALQAEKIHLNLYRRAAADLTAGKDIGMQDYFVCPVCGYTMEGDPPDVCPVCGAKHELFVKY
- a CDS encoding VCBS repeat-containing protein, which codes for MLLLLAIASLAATFRAPPVLLRWGQGGTWASAAPNPARPAVPAFESDLDGDGRTERLALSQGRVTLLDQGIGVWSSPPEWDVRGAQTADLTRDGRPEIVLLVWRPFAPWPVDAWLPHGGRIAGFHDAQNRSCHIILIGWAGSEYRELWAGSALAKPIVAFYAADWTGDGRQDLTAVEAEYSRPSQGRGLALWEWNGFGFTLADRWSTDFDAFVFLLDADGAPAFLAGSSGGFGA
- a CDS encoding DUF3160 domain-containing protein — its product is MKKPFASMVMLLGLLFAASLACNLLPVSPTLEAASTAAQPTYNPPSGVYPEAFANFPSIPVNIPESFSGGYALPVDLSQVQGADGTRISGSQKTALEAQGFVVKPPTPGQYREFYQVYESLRYSEEPVFITTDSVYHVYHLIFDKMLRDLERDYFIAKLKTLTGTLLSASHQQFQQTQGTVLGEQARRNVAFFAVAGQLLETGDSIPEEAASLAAAEVALIQAAAGPEISPIWDREDLPEDKKLIEDYSQYIPRGHYTRSEELKRYFRAMMWYGRMTFRLRDVFETQRALLATQAIRTSAAPDGTPAETLWKNIYEPTVFIVGKADDLSYTEYGALADSVFGAGAPITAYGDPDKIGEFLEAAKDLPPPQINSMWVWIWEDKTDATKGFRLMGQRFTLDEYVFGQMIWRNVGTDSKPRGLPKALDFFAAMGSQEALSILRGMGEDQYENFDQQMAKVQGEIAALQMDTWTQNLYYAWLYSFQPLISAKDGRFPAFMQQQAWTRKDLHTALASWTELKHDTILYAKQVMAEMGGGGEQDPPPHGYVEPNPEAYARLRALSMMTRSGLEARNLLSETMRGNLENLIDLLAFLQSAAEKELAGQAMTDEEYWRIQYYGGELEALTLAAADRDEQGYEYRDLSDQKAALVADVATGIDAQGNLVVLEEGIGQPTLIVVVLPDSPYRIAYGAVFTYYEFTVPPSERMTDETWQAMVEGGTAPPAPDWTELFIVA